A portion of the Paucilactobacillus hokkaidonensis JCM 18461 genome contains these proteins:
- a CDS encoding adenine phosphoribosyltransferase — MTLELKDYIATIPDYPEKGVIFRDISPLMADGTAYRQATNEIVQYAREKNVEMIVGPEARGFIVGCPVAYQLGIGFAPARKKGKLPNETISATYNLEYGTAELQLQKLAIKPGQRVLVTDDLLATGGTISATIEMVERLGGIVVGTAFIIELTELKGREKIKDYDMLSLIKY, encoded by the coding sequence ATGACATTAGAATTAAAAGATTATATTGCAACTATTCCAGATTATCCTGAAAAGGGAGTTATTTTTCGGGATATTTCGCCTTTAATGGCAGATGGAACGGCTTATCGGCAGGCAACTAACGAAATTGTCCAATATGCTCGTGAAAAAAACGTCGAGATGATTGTGGGACCTGAGGCTCGCGGATTTATTGTGGGCTGTCCCGTAGCATATCAATTAGGTATCGGGTTTGCACCGGCTCGTAAAAAGGGCAAATTGCCTAATGAAACAATCAGTGCTACTTATAATTTGGAATATGGTACCGCTGAATTGCAACTCCAAAAATTAGCAATTAAGCCAGGCCAACGAGTATTGGTCACAGATGATTTATTGGCAACCGGTGGAACCATTTCAGCAACTATTGAAATGGTTGAACGGCTTGGCGGGATTGTTGTTGGAACAGCATTTATTATTGAATTAACGGAACTAAAAGGACGCGAAAAAATTAAAGATTACGACATGTTATCTTTAATCAAATATTAG
- a CDS encoding nucleoside 2-deoxyribosyltransferase: MKNIYLAGPFFSESQIERITKVEKALNVNTTTGEVFSPRLSDENDDSINAGSPEWSKAIFTKDVAEIDNADVIVAITDFAHENVDSGTAFEIGYAYNLKLPIILLQENDEPLNLMISQAGHYYTKSIAELANYDFNKLPAQAYTGKAF, translated from the coding sequence ATGAAAAACATCTACTTAGCTGGACCATTTTTTAGCGAATCACAAATTGAACGAATTACAAAGGTTGAAAAAGCACTCAATGTAAACACCACTACTGGTGAAGTTTTCAGTCCCCGGTTGTCGGATGAAAACGATGATAGTATTAATGCTGGTTCACCGGAATGGTCCAAAGCCATTTTTACCAAAGACGTTGCCGAAATCGATAACGCAGATGTCATCGTAGCAATCACTGATTTTGCCCACGAAAACGTTGATAGTGGCACAGCATTTGAAATTGGATATGCCTATAATCTGAAACTACCAATTATTTTACTACAGGAAAATGACGAGCCATTAAATTTAATGATCAGCCAAGCAGGCCATTATTATACTAAATCAATTGCTGAACTCGCCAATTATGATTTTAATAAGCTACCGGCTCAAGCATATACTGGCAAAGCATTTTAA
- the rnz gene encoding ribonuclease Z codes for MQIEFLGTGAGSPSKQRNVTSIALRLLEERNAIWLFDVGEATQHQILRTTIRPRKIEKIFITHLHGDHIFGLPGLLSSRSFQSGEGALTIYGPRGVADFVKTSLRVSETKLGYPIKFVELTDAGVIFEDDTFQVSCEKLDHKIECFGYRVVERDHPGELQVEKLRALNVPSGPLYGQLKAGKTVKLPDGRVLDGKDFIGAAQPGRIVTILGDTRKTDASAVLAKDADVLVHESTFAKGEGKMAHNYYHSTSIQAAQIAKKAHAKRLLLTHISARYTGKLANELAYQARDIFENTRVVNDLDVFEVPFGSSKTD; via the coding sequence ATGCAAATTGAATTTTTGGGTACCGGTGCTGGTTCACCAAGTAAACAAAGAAATGTTACCAGTATCGCACTGCGCTTACTGGAAGAACGAAATGCTATCTGGCTGTTTGATGTTGGTGAAGCAACTCAACACCAAATTTTACGAACAACAATTCGTCCGCGAAAAATCGAAAAAATATTTATTACTCATTTACATGGGGATCATATCTTTGGGTTACCTGGATTGTTGAGCTCACGATCATTTCAAAGTGGTGAAGGGGCGTTAACTATTTATGGGCCTCGAGGCGTTGCTGATTTTGTTAAAACAAGTTTGCGTGTCAGTGAAACCAAATTGGGGTATCCAATTAAATTTGTAGAATTAACTGACGCTGGTGTGATCTTTGAGGATGATACGTTCCAAGTAAGCTGTGAAAAATTGGATCACAAGATTGAATGCTTTGGTTATCGAGTGGTTGAACGCGATCATCCGGGTGAATTACAAGTAGAAAAATTACGAGCACTCAATGTTCCATCTGGGCCGTTATATGGGCAATTAAAGGCTGGAAAAACGGTTAAATTACCTGATGGACGGGTGCTAGATGGCAAAGACTTTATTGGTGCTGCGCAGCCAGGCAGAATTGTCACTATTTTAGGTGATACCCGTAAAACAGATGCTAGTGCTGTGTTGGCAAAGGATGCCGATGTCTTGGTTCATGAAAGTACTTTTGCTAAGGGTGAGGGTAAAATGGCACATAACTATTACCATTCGACTAGCATTCAGGCAGCTCAAATAGCCAAAAAAGCACATGCTAAACGGTTATTATTGACGCATATTTCTGCTCGGTATACTGGTAAATTGGCCAATGAGTTGGCTTATCAAGCACGTGATATTTTTGAAAATACACGAGTGGTTAATGATTTAGATGTATTTGAAGTACCATTTGGTAGTTCTAAAACAGATTAA
- the recJ gene encoding single-stranded-DNA-specific exonuclease RecJ, with translation MIQSHYQWQLADTDDSKLATQLAQEFDLAPVVAQILISRGYDSSEQVDRFLHPKLEDANDPFLLHDMKKAVERIQTAVESGDLITVYGDYDADGITSTAVMYEALLTVGANANYYVPNRFSDGYGPNTDAFNRLIDAGTQLIVTVDNGVSGNTAIAAANERNIDVVVTDHHELPQELPAAYAIVHPRYPGTDYPFGDLSGVGVAFKVAWALLDELPVELLDLVAIGEVADLVSVTGENRILISAGLQQLRTGSRAGLHELTKAAGLNETELNETNIGFGIAPRLNALGRMGDANPGVELLTTLDDEVAIDLAKQVEQKNNDRQKLVADITQEALEQAADEDNLNRQTLVVAGQNWHEGVLGIVASRLVEQTGKPTLALNINAESGLAKGSGRSIEAFDLFTAIDQKRALTAAFGGHKMAVGLTVPVDNIEALKDQLETAAKQQQLSTHDKQVLQITAQIPVEEANLELFHQIEQLAPFGANNLRPTFEIKSDQIQNVKTMGKTNAHLKFQLAGQGQALTAIAFNQGGAAEQLNAGDTSLAVVGTLDENEWRGNHSIQLMVKDFKMAGMQIVDCRTNNLAGHLFEADDLYLFFDHQLAKKLGKYTATKRILLADELQANELVDQTVTIVDCPPTLDDFLNIFKMSGQPSVIKMLLYQAHSTYLSGMPGRKDFATLYKFTQTHQNINVHDQFDLLVKYLKIDRDQLIFMIQVFSEVGFVKIDHGILNGVVNPPAADLETTKIYQQRQQMMTTEKTLIYSDSTTMRSWLIDSLSAD, from the coding sequence TTGATACAGTCGCATTATCAATGGCAACTAGCAGATACTGATGATTCAAAGTTAGCTACTCAGTTAGCACAAGAATTTGATTTAGCACCAGTGGTAGCTCAAATATTAATAAGTCGTGGATATGATTCAAGTGAACAGGTAGATCGTTTTTTGCATCCTAAATTAGAGGATGCGAACGATCCTTTTTTGCTCCATGATATGAAAAAAGCAGTTGAAAGAATTCAAACAGCAGTTGAAAGTGGCGATTTAATTACGGTTTATGGTGATTATGATGCTGATGGAATTACCAGTACGGCTGTGATGTACGAGGCCCTTTTAACTGTGGGAGCGAATGCTAATTATTATGTTCCAAATCGATTTTCAGATGGTTATGGACCCAATACGGATGCATTCAATCGGTTAATTGATGCCGGAACGCAGCTAATTGTGACCGTTGATAATGGTGTTTCAGGGAACACAGCCATTGCGGCTGCAAATGAACGTAACATTGATGTAGTTGTGACTGATCATCATGAACTACCACAAGAATTACCAGCGGCATATGCAATTGTCCATCCACGTTATCCTGGTACAGATTATCCATTTGGTGATTTATCTGGTGTTGGGGTGGCGTTTAAAGTCGCCTGGGCACTACTGGATGAATTGCCAGTTGAACTATTGGATTTAGTCGCCATTGGTGAAGTTGCTGATTTGGTGTCGGTAACTGGTGAAAACCGGATTTTAATTAGTGCTGGGTTGCAGCAATTGAGAACGGGAAGCCGTGCTGGGCTGCACGAATTAACTAAAGCGGCTGGCTTAAATGAAACCGAATTAAATGAAACAAACATTGGTTTTGGTATTGCACCCCGGTTAAATGCATTGGGCCGAATGGGCGATGCTAATCCAGGAGTGGAGCTATTGACCACTTTGGATGATGAAGTGGCAATTGATTTAGCTAAACAAGTGGAACAAAAAAATAATGACCGCCAGAAGTTAGTGGCTGATATCACGCAAGAGGCGCTTGAACAAGCGGCAGATGAGGATAATCTAAATCGACAAACTTTAGTTGTAGCCGGTCAGAATTGGCACGAAGGTGTCTTGGGAATTGTTGCTAGTAGATTGGTTGAACAAACTGGTAAGCCAACCTTAGCGTTAAATATAAATGCTGAGAGTGGACTTGCTAAAGGATCTGGGAGAAGTATTGAAGCTTTTGACCTGTTTACCGCTATTGATCAAAAGCGTGCATTGACTGCAGCTTTTGGTGGTCACAAGATGGCTGTTGGTTTGACTGTTCCGGTGGATAACATTGAAGCGCTCAAAGATCAACTGGAGACAGCAGCAAAACAGCAACAACTAAGTACCCACGACAAACAAGTCTTACAGATTACGGCCCAGATACCAGTTGAAGAAGCTAATTTGGAGTTATTTCATCAAATTGAACAGTTGGCGCCATTTGGTGCCAATAACTTACGGCCAACGTTTGAAATTAAGTCAGATCAAATCCAAAATGTGAAAACGATGGGTAAGACCAACGCACATTTGAAATTTCAATTGGCCGGACAGGGCCAGGCGTTAACTGCGATTGCTTTTAATCAAGGTGGTGCTGCTGAACAATTAAATGCAGGTGACACGAGTCTGGCAGTGGTTGGAACCTTAGATGAAAATGAATGGCGTGGTAATCATAGCATTCAACTAATGGTAAAAGATTTTAAGATGGCCGGAATGCAAATTGTAGATTGCCGGACAAACAACTTAGCGGGGCATTTATTTGAAGCTGATGATCTTTACTTATTCTTTGATCACCAATTGGCTAAAAAGTTGGGTAAGTATACGGCAACAAAACGAATTTTATTAGCAGATGAATTGCAAGCAAATGAATTAGTTGACCAAACTGTTACAATTGTAGATTGCCCGCCGACACTGGATGATTTCTTAAATATTTTTAAAATGTCCGGGCAACCATCTGTAATTAAAATGTTGCTGTATCAAGCTCATAGCACATATTTGAGTGGGATGCCAGGTAGAAAAGATTTTGCTACCTTATATAAATTTACTCAAACGCACCAAAATATCAATGTGCATGATCAGTTTGATTTATTGGTTAAGTATTTAAAAATTGATCGTGATCAACTGATTTTTATGATACAGGTGTTTTCTGAGGTGGGATTTGTTAAAATAGACCATGGTATTTTAAATGGAGTCGTCAATCCACCGGCCGCTGATTTGGAAACAACTAAAATTTATCAGCAACGGCAACAGATGATGACAACTGAAAAGACATTAATCTATAGTGACTCGACAACAATGAGAAGCTGGTTGATTGATAGTTTAAGTGCCGATTAA
- the obgE gene encoding GTPase ObgE, giving the protein MFVDQIKIQVHAGKGGDGMVAFRREKYVPNGGPAGGDGGRGGSIILRVDEGLRTLMDFRYHRIFKADNGGKGMIKQMTGRGAQDTIISVPQGTTVKETETGYVLGDLVEQGDELVVAKGGRGGRGNIHFATPRNPAPEMAENGEPGQTMDIELELKMLADVGLVGFPSVGKSTLLSVVTGAKPKIAEYEFTTLVPNLGMVKLDDGRDFAMADLPGLIAGASKGVGLGLQFLRHIERTRVLLHVVDMSSEDENQAITRFDAINHELESYDPELLKRPQVLVATKMDLPNAADNLDKFKEQLQQDKTLAEVPEIYPISAITHQGLTPLLQYTAKLLDETPAFLMNDDVPVDETSVYKFEDDKPAFEINQDEYGVWILTGDKLLRLFEMTDMLHEESQMRFARQLRGMGVDDALREKGAKSGDTVQIEKFTFDFVE; this is encoded by the coding sequence ATGTTTGTAGATCAAATAAAAATTCAAGTACATGCTGGCAAGGGTGGCGACGGGATGGTTGCCTTTAGACGGGAAAAGTATGTCCCTAATGGCGGCCCTGCTGGTGGCGACGGCGGTCGTGGTGGAAGCATCATTCTCAGAGTTGATGAGGGGTTGCGCACACTAATGGATTTTCGCTATCATCGAATTTTTAAAGCTGATAATGGTGGTAAAGGCATGATCAAGCAAATGACTGGTCGTGGAGCACAAGACACTATTATTTCAGTGCCTCAGGGAACTACGGTTAAAGAAACTGAAACTGGTTATGTTTTAGGTGATTTAGTTGAACAAGGGGACGAATTAGTAGTTGCCAAAGGTGGTCGTGGCGGTCGTGGCAATATTCATTTTGCGACTCCTAGAAATCCAGCACCTGAAATGGCTGAAAATGGTGAACCTGGTCAGACAATGGACATTGAGTTAGAACTAAAAATGTTAGCAGATGTTGGGTTAGTTGGATTCCCATCGGTTGGTAAATCAACCCTTTTATCAGTTGTAACAGGAGCAAAACCTAAAATTGCGGAATATGAATTTACCACACTGGTTCCTAATTTAGGAATGGTTAAATTAGATGATGGCCGTGATTTTGCGATGGCCGATTTACCGGGTTTAATTGCTGGAGCATCAAAGGGCGTTGGTTTAGGCTTACAATTTTTGCGTCATATTGAGCGGACACGGGTTTTATTGCATGTAGTTGATATGAGTAGTGAAGATGAAAACCAAGCTATTACTAGGTTTGATGCTATTAATCATGAGCTGGAAAGTTATGATCCGGAGCTATTAAAACGACCGCAAGTACTTGTGGCTACCAAAATGGATCTGCCTAATGCAGCTGACAATTTGGATAAGTTTAAAGAACAATTGCAACAAGATAAAACACTAGCAGAGGTTCCTGAAATCTATCCAATTTCAGCAATCACACATCAAGGATTAACGCCGTTACTTCAATATACGGCTAAATTACTCGATGAAACACCAGCATTCTTGATGAATGATGATGTGCCAGTTGATGAAACGAGTGTTTACAAATTTGAGGACGATAAACCAGCATTTGAGATTAATCAAGATGAGTATGGTGTTTGGATTTTAACTGGTGATAAGTTATTGAGATTATTTGAAATGACTGACATGTTGCATGAAGAAAGTCAGATGCGTTTTGCTCGCCAATTACGTGGTATGGGTGTTGACGACGCATTACGGGAAAAAGGTGCTAAGAGTGGTGATACAGTTCAAATCGAGAAGTTTACGTTTGACTTCGTAGAATAA
- a CDS encoding SDR family NAD(P)-dependent oxidoreductase, with amino-acid sequence MQKRLRELRVLKNKIVLITGGSSGIGEATAYEAAKRGAIVVVCARHLDQLELVAKRCLILSGRPAFAYQLDVADPDQIDDVLETINHEVGSVDILVNAAGFGDMQADVKETLPTMDKMVRVNLLALMYISRCTAKQMMSKGRGVIINIGSIAGKIPTPNSGVYSATKAGVINYDNVLRMELYDYGIQVITVNPGPVDTHFFDKADPKGNYISHLPSAIVLHPAVIARRIWNSVGYPVREINIPRFFSAVSIGYQLFPGIGDWVIKKFFAFK; translated from the coding sequence GTGCAAAAACGGTTACGAGAATTACGAGTTTTAAAAAATAAAATTGTGCTGATTACTGGTGGATCTAGTGGTATTGGGGAGGCAACGGCATATGAGGCTGCTAAACGTGGTGCCATCGTGGTTGTCTGTGCGCGTCACTTAGATCAACTAGAGTTGGTTGCTAAGCGTTGTTTAATTTTGTCAGGTCGACCAGCATTTGCATATCAATTAGATGTGGCTGACCCAGATCAAATTGATGATGTGTTAGAAACCATTAATCACGAAGTGGGGAGTGTTGATATTCTCGTTAATGCTGCTGGTTTTGGTGACATGCAGGCAGATGTTAAAGAAACCTTGCCAACGATGGATAAAATGGTCCGCGTGAATTTACTAGCACTAATGTACATTAGTCGTTGTACTGCTAAGCAGATGATGTCTAAGGGACGCGGTGTGATTATTAATATTGGGTCAATTGCTGGTAAGATTCCGACACCAAACAGTGGTGTGTACTCTGCAACTAAGGCCGGTGTAATCAATTATGATAATGTGTTACGAATGGAACTGTATGACTATGGTATTCAAGTTATAACAGTTAATCCAGGCCCGGTCGATACTCACTTTTTTGATAAAGCAGATCCAAAAGGGAACTATATTTCTCATTTACCAAGCGCAATTGTCCTACATCCAGCCGTCATTGCTCGTCGAATTTGGAATAGTGTTGGTTACCCGGTTCGAGAGATCAATATTCCAAGATTCTTTTCTGCGGTTTCAATTGGATATCAGTTATTCCCTGGAATTGGTGATTGGGTAATTAAAAAGTTTTTTGCGTTTAAGTAG
- a CDS encoding YfhO family protein has product MSLRQKLSKNIYINYAFCFLLIGILVFAVVPISKSTLIWNSDGITQHYPALLYWRKLLRGLVFHHHLFAQWNWNIGLGSDTFQVFSYYVMGDIFTYPAILFSQAHMAAYYSILIVVRLFLAGITFIFAAKRLIPHVKPASILIASFVYVFSGYSAYVTFAHPFFLNPLIILPLLIYSINKSLTTKKTTLLFIMTAWALFNNFYLGAVMGIGMAIYWVILLITNPQLRQLKLNLKLILSVIGGIGLSAVLFVPSMYQLLNSARSSSQVANGMTVYPLAYYLTLPGMAISNYSRPYWVTGGILAIGVIAILWSLRRFRQFKTINLTFTISGIILLVPFLAALMNGGSSPSNRWTFLVMFPIAIAVIHLLDNLVTVDRKDLIIFTIAGLLMAISLFITHSFSFTFDLGGVLIIYGCFVILLLLAQNIHTINITPNKIAAIILILTSLNAVIIMRDRHTNQFSQSKTMLMTSSATQQLTNAQKAYETEATPKSADSSRSLIDGQLQNYLGKAPADNLPILAETKNINSYWSLQNTYLSKLNNELENNTGNPNDVTNNADYRSLMLQYFGVSRFFKNSDNEFEPAGYEDSGTATNSQELLTADQTIPLIYHSAGTMSQQQFNRLDPSQKEAALINNTITKKAKTTSNQTLLNQVIKVPFSYLNGDTVTKKHVSVTMPSTKIDPFITIDSTQKNIKGYELHAHISNISFHSGSLNQRYQNATNNYIQTHSEEMMLSGQDTDLRYSTQLFKLNWLRKNATSISGNTGTFSIQLGYGETTNVFEQMGNDNLSFYDPKASTTLNLGTVKSSENLVSLSLPSSGKYDFDLTLWAVPTGSAVTKAINKNTPAKNIRLQKNSVTADYQAKRSGILATTIPYSTGWHLKGSTSKLPRVNEAFVGIPIKSGHNHLQLVYQTPLLKVSFIISTVCFLSLLCLALFEFRPVKK; this is encoded by the coding sequence CCTACCCGGCCATTTTGTTTTCACAGGCACATATGGCTGCCTACTATTCCATCTTAATCGTTGTGCGCTTATTTTTAGCTGGAATCACTTTTATCTTTGCAGCAAAACGCCTAATTCCACACGTTAAACCAGCTTCAATTTTAATCGCTAGTTTTGTCTATGTATTTTCCGGCTACAGTGCTTATGTCACATTTGCACATCCTTTTTTCTTAAATCCACTTATCATTTTACCGCTGCTGATCTACTCAATTAATAAATCCTTAACCACTAAAAAAACAACGTTATTATTCATAATGACTGCTTGGGCCTTATTCAATAACTTCTATTTGGGCGCAGTAATGGGAATTGGCATGGCAATTTATTGGGTTATTTTATTAATTACCAACCCCCAATTGCGTCAACTTAAATTAAACCTCAAGTTAATCCTGAGCGTTATTGGCGGAATTGGTCTCAGTGCCGTCCTCTTTGTACCTTCAATGTATCAATTACTTAACTCGGCACGTTCAAGCAGCCAGGTCGCTAATGGCATGACAGTTTATCCACTTGCCTACTACTTAACGCTTCCCGGAATGGCTATCAGTAATTATTCTCGACCATACTGGGTAACTGGCGGTATTTTAGCAATTGGCGTTATTGCAATTCTCTGGTCACTAAGACGCTTTCGCCAATTTAAAACAATTAATTTGACCTTCACTATTAGTGGCATCATTTTGTTGGTACCGTTTTTGGCTGCACTGATGAATGGTGGCTCATCCCCATCTAATCGTTGGACTTTTTTAGTTATGTTTCCAATCGCAATTGCGGTTATTCACTTATTGGATAACCTAGTGACTGTTGATCGAAAGGATCTAATTATTTTTACAATTGCCGGATTATTAATGGCAATCAGTCTATTTATTACACATAGTTTCAGCTTTACATTCGATTTGGGCGGTGTATTAATAATTTATGGATGCTTCGTTATTTTGTTACTTTTAGCCCAAAACATCCATACTATCAATATTACGCCGAATAAAATTGCTGCCATAATTTTGATTTTAACCAGCCTAAACGCAGTTATCATCATGCGCGATCGCCACACTAATCAATTTTCGCAAAGTAAAACCATGCTAATGACCTCTTCGGCTACCCAGCAGTTAACTAATGCGCAAAAAGCGTATGAAACCGAAGCAACACCAAAATCGGCCGATTCTTCCCGGTCGTTAATTGATGGCCAACTACAAAACTATCTTGGAAAAGCACCTGCCGATAATTTACCGATTCTTGCTGAAACTAAAAATATTAATAGCTATTGGTCACTGCAAAATACCTACTTGAGTAAGTTAAATAACGAATTAGAAAACAACACTGGAAATCCAAATGATGTCACTAATAATGCCGATTACCGTTCACTCATGCTTCAATATTTTGGTGTTTCACGTTTTTTCAAAAACAGCGATAATGAATTTGAACCTGCTGGCTACGAAGATTCCGGTACAGCTACTAATTCGCAAGAACTCCTAACTGCTGACCAAACGATACCATTGATCTATCATTCAGCTGGAACAATGAGTCAGCAACAATTTAATCGGCTAGATCCTAGCCAAAAAGAAGCTGCCTTGATCAATAATACGATCACTAAAAAAGCCAAGACAACTTCGAACCAAACCTTGCTTAACCAGGTCATTAAAGTCCCATTTTCATATCTTAATGGTGACACTGTAACCAAGAAACATGTTTCGGTAACGATGCCGTCAACCAAGATTGATCCATTCATCACCATTGATTCAACCCAAAAAAATATTAAAGGCTATGAGCTGCATGCCCACATTAGTAACATTTCCTTTCACTCTGGCTCGTTGAACCAACGATACCAAAATGCCACTAATAACTATATTCAAACACATAGTGAAGAAATGATGCTCAGTGGCCAAGATACCGATTTAAGATATAGTACTCAACTATTCAAATTGAATTGGTTACGCAAAAATGCAACCAGTATAAGTGGTAATACCGGAACTTTCAGTATTCAATTAGGTTATGGTGAGACCACGAATGTTTTTGAGCAAATGGGAAATGATAATTTATCATTTTACGATCCAAAAGCTTCAACAACGTTAAACTTGGGCACCGTTAAATCATCAGAAAACTTAGTTTCACTTTCACTACCTTCAAGTGGTAAATACGACTTTGATCTGACTTTGTGGGCAGTTCCAACTGGTTCTGCCGTTACCAAGGCAATTAATAAAAATACTCCTGCCAAAAATATTCGTTTACAGAAAAATAGTGTGACTGCTGATTATCAAGCAAAACGATCTGGTATATTGGCAACCACAATTCCATATTCCACAGGCTGGCATTTAAAGGGTTCAACTTCAAAATTACCACGTGTAAATGAAGCATTTGTTGGCATTCCAATAAAAAGTGGTCATAACCATCTTCAATTGGTTTACCAGACCCCACTATTAAAAGTTAGTTTTATAATCAGTACCGTTTGTTTTCTAAGTTTATTATGTTTGGCCCTATTCGAATTTCGACCTGTCAAAAAATAA
- a CDS encoding iron chaperone produces the protein MKKYEHVSEYLADLAPMQREVAQIMRELLQDAAPEANEKISYNMPAIEQNGHVLVYFAPTESHLGFYPTADPIVAFKDQLKNYQTSKGTIKIPYDKPLPVKLIRVIVAYRIQQVTTN, from the coding sequence ATGAAAAAATATGAGCACGTTTCAGAATATTTGGCAGACTTGGCTCCCATGCAACGTGAAGTTGCCCAAATTATGCGAGAATTATTGCAGGATGCTGCACCGGAAGCTAACGAAAAGATTTCTTATAATATGCCTGCAATTGAGCAAAATGGACATGTGCTGGTATATTTTGCACCAACTGAATCACATCTGGGATTTTACCCAACGGCCGATCCTATAGTGGCTTTTAAAGACCAATTAAAAAATTATCAGACGTCAAAAGGGACCATTAAGATTCCTTACGATAAACCGCTGCCAGTTAAATTAATTCGAGTGATTGTGGCTTATCGAATTCAACAGGTTACGACTAATTAA